GCGACGTCGGCGATCTCGCCGAGCTGGTGCGCCGGCGCCTCGATCCCGCCGCCGGGCCGCTCTTGCAGGCGGCGGCGACGGTCCAGGCCGGCGATCTGGCGGGCCTGCTGGAAACGGCCGGGTTCGAGCTTCGCCGGGCCCTGCTCTACGAAGCCCGCCAGGCCGAGGCCCTGCCGCCGGCGGCGCGCCAGGCGCTGGCCGGGGGCGGCCTCGATGCCGTGGTGTTTTTCTCTCCCCGCAGCGCCGGCACCTTTGTTAAGTTGGTCCAAGCTGCGGACCTGGCGGCGGCGGTCGGGGATCTGGCTGCCTATTGCCTCAGCCGGGCCGTGGCCGAGGCGGCCGGCGGCCTGACGTGGCGCCGGATTTGGCTGGCGGCGCGGCCCGAACAGGCGGCGCTCTTGGAATTGATCGACGCCGGGACGGCGTGATGACCATAGACGACGAAGACAGCGAACAGCCCAGCCCGACCGAGGCGGCGGCGCCGGTGGGGCGGGGAGGGATCTGGTTGGCGCTGGCCACCATCGTGGCGGCGTTGCTGCTGTCGGCGGCCGTATCGCTCACCGCGCCCAGGCTTTCCCAATTGTTTGCCGACTGGCTGCCCGGCCAGCGCCAGGCCCAGCCCTCGCCCTTGGAGCAAAAAGTCGCGGCGCTCGACCAGCGCCTGGCCCGGCTCGAGGTGGCCCAGGCGGAAACTCTCGAGCGGGCCCAGGCGGCGGTTGCCGAAGGTGCCGCCCTGGGCCGGCAAGTTGCGACGTTGCGGCCCCAGGTGGCGGGCATCGGCGCTTTGACGAACCGCCTCGACAAGCTCGAAAGCCGGATCAAAGCTGTGGCCGCGCAAAACGAAAGGGCAGCGGATTCCGGCGATCCAGCTGCCCTGGCGGCCTTGGGCCAACGCTTGCGGGAGCTCGAGACGGCGGCGGCCGGACGCGGCGACGAGGCCCTGCGGGGCGGACGCGAAACGGCGGCGCTCAAGCAGCAACTGCATACCCTGGCCGCCGACCTGGCGAGCGCCCGGGCGGAGATCGCCGACCTGGCCCAGCGGCGCTCGCAGGGCGGCGGCAGCGGCGCCCTGGTGGCGCTGGCGCTGGGCCGGCTGCGCGATGCCGTTGGTAATCGGCCCTTCGCCGACCAACTGGCAGCGCTGCGCCAACTGATACCCGAGCCGGCGGCCGAAAGCGGATTCGAAGAAACCCTGAGCCAGTTGGAAAAGCGCGCCGGCGGCGTCGCCAGCCGGCCCGATCTGGCCCGGCGCTTTGCCGCCCTGGCCGGCCCCGCCGTGCGGGCCGGCGCCGGCCAAGACGAGGGCTGGCTGGCTGCCACCCGGCGGCGCCTCTCGGGCTTGGTTTCGCTGCGCCGCACGGGCCCAGCGGCGGGCAGCGGCGTCGAGGCCCGGGTGGCCCGGGCCGAAGCCGCCCTGGCGGAGGGCGACCTGGCGGCGGCGCTGGCCGAGGTAGCGGTGCTCGAAGGCGGCGCGGCGGAGGTTCTCGCACCCTGGCGCCGGGCGGCCAGTGACAGGCTGGCCGTCGAGAGCGCGCTGGCGGCCCTGGAAGCCCGCCTTCCCGATCTGCTGCAGGCCGCCGAGTCGCCCTGATGGCCCGCGCCCTCGCCGTTTTCATCCTGCTCGGGCTGGGAGCGCTGCTGGCGGCCTGGCTGGCCGACCAT
This genomic interval from Alphaproteobacteria bacterium contains the following:
- a CDS encoding uroporphyrinogen-III synthase — encoded protein: MRILNTRPLEDAAALDAALRARGHEVVAAPLLQIHQLPEARLELDGVQALVATSANGVRALAARISAATALHGLPLLAVGEASARSARELGFRDVSSAAGDVGDLAELVRRRLDPAAGPLLQAAATVQAGDLAGLLETAGFELRRALLYEARQAEALPPAARQALAGGGLDAVVFFSPRSAGTFVKLVQAADLAAAVGDLAAYCLSRAVAEAAGGLTWRRIWLAARPEQAALLELIDAGTA